Proteins from a genomic interval of Kiritimatiellia bacterium:
- a CDS encoding ferritin-like domain-containing protein has translation MGTKGIEIVDMDVKELVGVLNKAFSDEWLAYFQYWIGAKVVKGPMKEAVIAELVQHAADELRHADMLAMRIIQLGGTPVNEPKEWYKHSNCGYDAPDNPFVKNVLAQNIKGEQCAIMTYKKLVNLTMTKDPVTYNTVLQILQDEVEHEEDLQAEMEDIETMLSTHSKK, from the coding sequence ATGGGTACTAAAGGCATAGAGATTGTCGATATGGACGTGAAGGAACTCGTCGGGGTGCTCAACAAGGCATTCTCCGATGAGTGGCTGGCGTACTTCCAGTACTGGATCGGCGCCAAGGTGGTGAAAGGCCCGATGAAGGAAGCGGTCATCGCGGAACTGGTTCAGCACGCGGCGGATGAACTGCGGCACGCGGACATGCTGGCCATGCGAATCATCCAGCTTGGCGGAACGCCCGTCAACGAGCCCAAGGAGTGGTACAAGCACTCCAACTGCGGATATGACGCGCCGGACAACCCGTTCGTGAAAAATGTTCTCGCGCAGAACATCAAGGGCGAGCAGTGCGCGATCATGACGTACAAGAAGCTGGTCAACTTGACCATGACAAAGGATCCGGTGACCTACAACACCGTCCTTCAGATCCTGCAGGACGAGGTGGAGCACGAGGAGGACCTCCAGGCGGAAATGGAGGACATCGAAACCATGTTGAGCACGCACAGCAAGAAATAA